Genomic segment of Sebastes fasciatus isolate fSebFas1 chromosome 3, fSebFas1.pri, whole genome shotgun sequence:
ATTAGCTCAGGAAAAAATGGTTGAAACATAAAGTTCCACACAAACAAGCTGACAAGACTGTCTGATGGGTGAGAGCAGGTTTACAATTACAAGCTTGTGTCAGCAAAAGCTGGCACAAATACATGTTGGGGAGTAGAGAGGTGACACATTGTATGTAGGATCCACACATAACACAGAAATGAccaaatataaaaaacacaaaattaggATTATTTTGTCTTTAGAGTGATTATACATCCTACTATGTTAATACGAATTGTACTGTGGTTACTGCAGTGTCATCCAATGTTACTTCCTCAGTGAGAGCGAgggagaaaatataaaaatgcatcGTCATTACTTGaaaggattttatttttttatttttttaaaggggacctattatgcttttcccTCTTCCCTTTAGTGTGTTGTGTAGTTTTTTGtccatgtaaaaggtctgcaaagttaccaATTCCAAAGTTCATGCcgaagggagttactctctcacacagaaatactgctcctgaactgactgaaaggcctcgcttgaagtcccaccttttcttccgtaaagtggtgatgtcaccaaataACACATTTCGCAAgaggctagtttggcacgccctcaaacaaagctagttagagcagattCCAAACAGAGCAttacagacagagggtgaaaaaaggcactgcagcacagccagtattagaaaaataaagcgttttttgaacattaacagtaggcagaatgtttttggcatcattgggcaaaaattccataataacctttcagtatattgtagttcaagtattctgagagaaatacatttctgcacctcctcatggctctgttttcaggctttaaaaaaatctagcccgtgacgggagactttggccaatcacaggtgagAGCGTTCcaattggctgttcattcaacagaggcagctgtcaatcactcgcaaactccgatcaaacattTTCTAATTTTACGGCTTAACATTTCACTaaaagatatttctgaaaacatttgaggtgagaaataggcattacagtaacagaattgattcatatttgatcagcgctgcctagtttgaacgtTTGATTGGAgatcatgagtgattgacagctgctcagagacggcaagctccagctcggctctgattggttgatttccttcggtctgtgaaatcttacagatgccattaggagcaccggtggacaccggaggacatagaggcacatgatttttttcagattacccgtctcttgcactactgtcaggatacagtgagcatttatgaaaataacttttttttaaaaaaaatcacatttgctccaattctacccactgctttctagtagaaaccacaAAGTACGAGATggtacctgaaaataagcataataggtccacTTTAAAACAGTAGGATACCTGTCGATGACTATTCTCCTCAAACAGTGAGAAGTAGCTGGAGTTGGGACAGTCATGCAGGTCAGTGTTAACTCATATTCAACAAACCAATCTTTCCCAATGAGCTACAACGCCAGGTTGTTGTGCTGAGTCACACACCACAATAACTCCAACATTAACCAAGACTTCACAGCCTTGTGACGTACTCAGATCCTCAGCCAGGCACAGGGCCCAGCACTGATACACCAACTTAATCCCAACAATGTCTGTTTGCGTAATACTTCCAAGTTGTAAAGTCACCGAGAACAGATTCAGGAAGTAGTCTGCCACCACCTAGAGGGCACAAGTGGAATGACTTTCACAATATAATGTACAGCAGTACTGCTACATTTGTCAGACAAAACACACTTAGTCACAATTCTCCCACTGTTTTAATAAAGATGGTAGCAAATTATTAAATTACAGCAAGGAAAAATAGCAGTACTTTTTTCtgaaaaaaggaacaaaacaaCTATAGTTTCAGTGCTCGAGACTATGAGGTCGCTCCACCAATTGTACACTGGCCGTACAAAGATAAAGACTCGCAACAAAAGATTTATCTAACAATTTTGTTGGGTTTAATACATTAGATTGGACGCCATGAGATGCTGCTTCACAAGGACACCTCTCATCTGAAGGCAAGTGCTACGGCGAGGAAGCCAGCTAGAAGACCTTCACATTTACTGCTTGGAGAAGAAGTCTTTGCTCTTCTCCACGTCGGGGATGATGGTGTCGCTGCCAGGTTTCCAGCCAGCGGGGCACACTGTGTGGGGAGGGAGAAGGGACAAAGTTTACCACAAGGTTTAGTGAGGGTCGTTGAACTTTGCATACCCTGAGGACGAAGCACATGAGTGGAAATCCCAGAGGGTAAACTGATAATACAAGGCTATGTCCACAAACTAAACCTTCCCAAGTCAGTTTTCAGCTACAGGCAACATCATTTAACTAACTATTTACATGTTAGCTGTGAGATGTGGCGTACAAAGGATCTAAAGTAACACATAACAATATGCGTTTCTATTAGATTTCTAAAAATCACAGATAATGAAAACTAAAGCACCacgcaacaacaacaaatctaTGTGGCTGATGAACCATGTTGTGTAACAGTGAAGGTGAAAGAGGAATCCCATAGTCATAAACCAAATGTGTGAGGCTGATGAGCTTCCAACCAACCAACAGAAAATAATGCAGATGCCATTTTCAAAGCTCTAACTTCATGGCCTGTCAAACACACATCAAAAAGGGAACAATAAACCGTCGTACTCACCTTCTCCgtgtttgtcagtgtgctggAAGGCCTGGACCAGGCGCAGAGTCTCGTCCACAGAGCGACCCACAGGCAGGTCATTGATGGTGATCTGCCTCAAGATGCCCTTGTCGTCAATCACAAACAGACCCCTGACGGGCACAGATTGAGGTTTAAGTATTGCACAACAGTAGTAATGATACAGCAGAGTTAGTATTAAATTCTATCAAGCTCCCACTGCACCGTGgctacaggcttttaattaaaaaacttaTTCCAACGACACAAGCAGTTTTCCTGACCTGTATGCGATGCCGTCGTCCTCCTTCAGCACACCGTAGTCTCTGGAGATAGTCTTGGTGAGGTCTGCCACAAGGGGGATCTTCATGGTACCCAGACCTCCCTGCTTCCTCGGTGTGTTGGTCCTattggggaaaataaaatataaacggCAAATCAAAAACCCACTTAAGCTGACAAGACAGTGTTACTCTAACTTCTGATGTACTGTACTTCAAGCATGTAAAAAAACTCCCCATCAAGACCCAGTGCCGAGACCGTTACCTCAGAACTTATCAAGACTGTGCAGAGAAGCA
This window contains:
- the prdx2 gene encoding peroxiredoxin-2, with amino-acid sequence MSSGNAKIGQPAPDFKATAVVDGQFKDIKLSDYKGKYVIFFFYPLDFTFVCPTEIIAFSDRVQEFRSIGCEVIGCSVDSHFSHLAWTNTPRKQGGLGTMKIPLVADLTKTISRDYGVLKEDDGIAYRGLFVIDDKGILRQITINDLPVGRSVDETLRLVQAFQHTDKHGEVCPAGWKPGSDTIIPDVEKSKDFFSKQ